The following nucleotide sequence is from Pseudomonas sp. S09G 359.
CTTGAGCTTTTAGTGGCGCAGCTAACGCATTAAGTTGACCGCCTGGGGAGTACGGCCGCAAGGTTAAAACTCAAATGAATTGACGGGGGCCCGCACAAGCGGTGGAGCATGTGGTTTAATTCGAAGCAACGCGAAGAACCTTACCAGGCCTTGACATCCAATGAACTTTCTAGAGATAGATTGGTGCCTTCGGGAACATTGAGACAGGTGCTGCATGGCTGTCGTCAGCTCGTGTCGTGAGATGTTGGGTTAAGTCCCGTAACGAGCGCAACCCTTGTCCTTAGTTACCAGCACGTAATGGTGGGCACTCTAAGGAGACTGCCGGTGACAAACCGGAGGAAGGTGGGGATGACGTCAAGTCATCATGGCCCTTACGGCCTGGGCTACACACGTGCTACAATGGTCGGTACAGAGGGTTGCCAAGCCGCGAGGTGGAGCTAATCCCATAAAACCGATCGTAGTCCGGATCGCAGTCTGCAACTCGACTGCGTGAAGTCGGAATCGCTAGTAATCGCGAATCAGAATGTCGCGGTGAATACGTTCCCGGGCCTTGTACACACCGCCCGTCACACCATGGGAGTGGGTTGCACCAGAAGTAGCTAGTCTAACCTTCGGGAGGACGGTTACCACGGTGTGATTCATGACTGGGGTGAAGTCGTAACAAGGTAGCCGTAGGGGAACCTGCGGCTGGATCACCTCCTTAATCGACGACATCAGCTGCTCCATAAGTTCCCACACGAATTGCTTGATTCATTGAAGAAGACGATATAGAAGCAGCCCGAAATTGGGTCTGTAGCTCAGTTGGTTAGAGCGCACCCCTGATAAGGGTGAGGTCGGCAGTTCGAATCTGCCCAGACCCACCAATTTTGTGTGGGAAACGCCTGTAGAAATACGGGGCCATAGCTCAGCTGGGAGAGCGCCTGCCTTGCACGCAGGAGGTCAACGGTTCGATCCCGTTTGGCTCCACCACTACTGCTTCTAGACGTTAAGAAAGCTTAGAAATGAGCATTCCATCAAATTGATGGTGAATGTTGATTTCTAGTCTTTGATTAGATCGTTCTTTAAAAATTTGGGTATGTGATAGAAAGATAGACTGAACGTTACTTTCACTGGTAACGGATCAGGCTAAGGTAAAATTTGTGAGTTACTCAGTTTTGAGTATTATCGAATTTTCGGCGAATGTTGTCTTCACAGTATAACCAGATTGCTTGGGGTTATATGGTCAAGTGAAGAAGCGCATACGGTGGATGCCTTGGCAGTCAGAGGCGATGAAAGACGTGGTAGCCTGCGAAAAGCTTCGGGGAGTCGGCAAACAGACTTTGATCCGGAGATGTCTGAATGGGGGAACCCAGCCATCATAAGATGGTTATCTTAAGCTGAATACATAGGCTTAAGAGGCGAACCAGGGGAACTGAAACATCTAAGTACCCTGAGGAAAAGAAATCAACCGAGATTCCCTTAGTAGTGGCGAGCGAACGGGGACTAGCCCTTAAGTGGCTTTGAGATTAGCGGAACGCTCTGGAAAGTGCGGCCATAGTGGGTGATAGCCCTGTACGCGAAAATCTCTTAGTCATGAAATCGAGTAGGACGGAGCACGAGAAACTTTGTCTGAATATGGGGGGACCATCCTCCAAGGCTAAATACTACTGACTGACCGATAGTGAACTAGTACCGTGAGGGAAAGGCGAAAAGAACCCCGGAGAGGGGAGTGAAATAGATCCTGAAACCGTATGCGTACAAGCAGTGGGAGCCCACTTTGTTGGGTGACTGCGTACCTTTTGTATAATGGGTCAGCGACTTATTTTCAGTGGCGAGCTTAACCGAATAGGGGAGGCGTAGCGAAAGCGAGTCTTAATAGGGCGTCTAGTCGCTGGGAATAGACCCGAAACCGGGCGATCTATCCATGGGCAGGTTGAAGGTTGGGTAACACTAACTGGAGGACCGAACCGACTACCGTTGAAAAGTTAGCGGATGACCTGTGGATCGGAGTGAAAGGCTAATCAAGCTCGGAGATAGCTGGTTCTCCTCGAAAGCTATTTAGGTAGCGCCTCATGTATCACTGTAGGGGGTAGAGCACTGTTTCGGCTAGGGGGTCATCCCGACTTACCAAACCGATGCAAACTCCGAATACCTACAAGTGCCGAGCATGGGAGACACACGGCGGGTGCTAACGTCCGTCGTGAAAAGGGAAACAACCCAGACCGTCAGCTAAGGTCCCAAAGTTATGGTTAAGTGGGAAACGATGTGGGAAGGCTTAGACAGCTAGGAGGTTGGCTTAGAAGCAGCCACCCTTTAAAGAAAGCGTAATAGCTCACTAGTCGAGTCGGCCTGCGCGGAAGATGTAACGGGGCTCAAACCATACACCGAAGCTACGGGTATCACGTAAGTGATGCGGTAGAGGAGCGTTCTGTAAGCCTGTGAAGGTGAGTTGAGAAGCTTGCTGGAGGTATCAGAAGTGCGAATGCTGACATGAGTAACGACAATGGGTGTGAAAAACACCCACGCCGAAAGACCAAGGTTTCCTGCGCAACGTTAATCGACGCAGGGTTAGTCGGTCCCTAAGGCGAGGCTGAAAAGCGTAGTCGATGGAAAACAGGTTAATATTCCTGTACTTCTGGTTATTGCGATGGAGGGACGGAGAAGGCTAGGCCAGCTTGGCGTTGGTTGTCCAAGTTTAAGGTGGTAGGCTGGAATCTTAGGTAAATCCGGGATTCTAAGGCCGAGAGCTGATGACGAGTTAACTTTTAGTTAACGAAGTGGTTGATGCCATGCTTCCAAGAAAAGCTTCTAAGCTTCAGGTAACCAGGAACCGTACCCCAAACCGACACAGGTGGTTGGGTAGAGAATACCAAGGCGCTTGAGAGAACTCGGGTGAAGGAACTAGGCAAAATGGCACCGTAACTTCGGGAGAAGGTGCGCCGGTGAGGGTGAAGGACTTGCTCCGTAAGCTCATGCCGGTCGAAGATACCAGGCCGCTGCGACTGTTTATTAAAAACACAGCACTCTGCAAACACGAAAGTGGACGTATAGGGTGTGACGCCTGCCCGGTGCCGGAAGGTTAATTGATGGGGTTAGCTAACGCGAAGCTCTTGATCGAAGCCCCGGTAAACGGCGGCCGTAACTATAACGGTCCTAAGGTAGCGAAATTCCTTGTCGGGTAAGTTCCGACCTGCACGAATGGCGTAACGATGGCGGCGCTGTCTCCACCCGAGACTCAGTGAAATTGAAATCGCTGTGAAGATGCAGTGTATCCGCGGCTAGACGGAAAGACCCCGTGAACCTTTACTATAGCTTTGCACTGGACTTTGAATTTGCTTGTGTAGGATAGGTGGGAGGCTTTGAAGCGTGGACGCCAGTCTGCGTGGAGCCAACCTTGAAATACCACCCTGGCAACTTTGAGGTTCTAACTCAGGTCCGTTATCCGGATCGAGGACAGTGTATGGTGGGTAGTTTGACTGGGGCGGTCTCCTCCTAAAGAGTAACGGAGGAGTACGAAGGTGCGCTCAGACCGGTCGGAAATCGGTCGTAGAGTATAAAGGCAAAAGCGCGCTTGACTGCGAGACAGACACGTCGAGCAGGTACGAAAGTAGGTCTTAGTGATCCGGTGGTTCTGTATGGAAGGGCCATCGCTCAACGGATAAAAGGTACTCCGGGGATAACAGGCTGATACCGCCCAAGAGTTCATATCGACGGCGGTGTTTGGCACCTCGATGTCGGCTCATCACATCCTGGGGCTGAAGCCGGTCCCAAGGGTATGGCTGTTCGCCATTTAAAGTGGTACGCGAGCTGGGTTTAGAACGTCGTGAGACAGTTCGGTCCCTATCTGCCGTGGACGTTTGAGATTTGAGAGGGGCTGCTCCTAGTACGAGAGGACCGGAGTGGACGAACCTCTGGTGTTCCGGTTGTCACGCCAGTGGCATTGCCGGGTAGCTATGTTCGGAATAGATAACCGCTGAAAGCATCTAAGCGGGAAACTAGCCTCAAGATGAGATCTCACTGGAACCTTGAGTTCCCTGAAGGGCCGTCGAAGACTACGACGTTGATAGGTTGGGTGTGTAAGCGCTGTGAGGCGTTGAGCTAACCAATACTAATTGCCCGTGAGGCTTGACCATATAACACCCAAGCAATTTGCTTCTCCTGATTTGGAAACAAAGAGGAGCATCAGATTGCGGTGTGTGAAGACGAAATGAACCGAAAGTTCGACCTCGCAAAACACCGAAAGCTGTCACATACCCAATTTGCTGAAGCGAAGCCATCTGGCTACGACTCAGTACCCGAATTTCTTGACGACCATAGAGCATTGGAACCACCTGATCCCATCCCGAACTCAGTAGTGAAACGATGCATCGCCGATGGTAGTGTGGGGTTTCCCCATGTGAGAGTAGGTCATCGTCAAGATTAAATTCCGAAACCCCTGTTTGCTAACGCAAACAGGGGTTTTGTTTTTGGGCGATTGGAAAGCCAAATGGCCCCCAAATCTCCTGAAAAATTTGCACAGTTATTTCTGAACCAGACCACTAGAATAGGCACCTAACCTTTTTTAGAGTCCGAGCCCTATCTATGCCCGATCCGGTTGATGCCCTCCAGGTGTCGGATTTACCACTGGACGACCTGGTGGCATGTCATGAGTGCGACTTGCTGATGCGCAAGCCAACGCTTGCGCTCGGCGAAAAAGCTCAATGCCCACGCTGCGGTTACGAGCTGTACGCTCACCGCCACAATGTCGTTGAGCGAAGCCTCGCGCTGGTACTCGCCGCGCTGTTGCTGTACATCCCCGCGAACTTTCTGCCCATTATGCAGCTCAATTTACTCGGGCAGTCCTCCGAGGACACCGTGTGGAGTGGCGTCGTCGGCCTGTTCGATACCGGCATGCAAGGCGTCGCCGCCGTCGTCTTTCTGTGCAGCATGGGTATTCCCTTGCTCAAACTGCTCTGCCAGCTTGCCGTATTGCTCAGCATCCGCTGGAAGATTGGTCGCAGCTATGGGCTGCTGCTGTATCGCATCTACCACCACATGAAAGACTGGGGCATGTTGGAGGTCTATTTAATGGGCGTACTGGTGGCGATCGTAAAGCTCGCTGACATGGCCTCCATTACGATCGGCCTGGGGTTGGTCTGCTTCGTCAGTCTATTAATGGTTCAGGTATTGCTTGAGGTGGTGATGTCGCCCCACCAGATCTGGCAGGCGCTGTCAGGAGAGGATGAACATGCGGGCGATTGATGCAGGTATTCTGATTTGTACCGAATGCCACGAGCTGAATAAGCAAGAGCCCGACACCGAGGAGCAAATATGCACCCGTTGCGGCGCGCTGATCCACGCCCGTCGGCCTAATAGCCTGACCCGCACCTGGGCGTTGCTGATCACCGCGGCCATTCTGTATATCCCCGCCAACCTGCTCCCGATCATGACGATCAACTCCCTTGGCCAGGGTGATCCCAGTACCATCATGGCCGGTGTGATCCAACTGGTGCAGCACGGTATGTTCCCGATTGCAGCAGTTGTGTTCATCGCCAGCATCCTGGTGCCGACCTTCAAGCTTGTAGGGATTGGCTTGCTGCTATTCTCGGTGCAACGTCATCAGCCGTTGTCCGCGCAACAGCGCATTGTGATGTACCGTTTTATTGAATTCATTGGCCGCTGGTCCATGTTGGATATCTTTGTGATCGCCATCCTGGTGGCGGTTGTAAACTTTGGGCGACTTGCCAGTGTCGAGGCCAACCTCGGCGCTGCGGCGTTCGCCAGTGTGGTCATCTTGACGATGCTTGCCGCAGTAACTTTCGATCCCCGACTGATTTGGGATAACACGGAGTCGGACGACGACCATGAGTGATTTGCCTAAAGCTAAAACCCGCCCCGCCTCCAACTGGTCGGCCATTTGGGTGCTGCCCCTGATTGCCCTGATTATCGGCGGCTGGCTGGGATGGCGTGCCTATTCCCAGCAGGGCATCGAGATCCAGGTGCGCTTTGAAAGCGGTGAGGGCATCCAGGTCAACAAGACTGAAGTGGTCTACAAAGGCATGACGGTGGGTAAGGTCAAAGCCTTGGCCCTGGATGATGAGGGCAGCAATCGCGGGGTGATCGCCACCATCGAGATGAACAAGGACGTCGACCAATACCTCAAGACCAACACCCGCTTCTGGCTGGTCAAACCCAGCGTTAGCCTGGCCGGTATCACCGGCCTGGAAACCCTGGTGTCGGGTAACTACATCGCCGCCAGCCCGGGTGACGGTGAGCCTACGCGCAAATTCAAGGCACTCTCCGAAGAGCCCCCCTTGTCCGACGCCAAACCTGGCCTGCACCTGACCATCAAGGCCGATCGTCTCGGCTCGCTCAACCGTGGCAGCCCGGTGTTCTACAAACAGATCCAGGTGGGCCAGGTCAAAAGCTACCTGCTCTCCGAAGACCAGAGCACCGTCGAGATCAAGGTCTATATCGAGCCGACCTACGCCAGCCTGGTGCGCAAACACACACGTTTCTGGAACGCCAGCGGCATCAGCATCGACGCCAACCTCTCCGGCGTGAAGGTGCGCAGCGAGTCCCTTTCCAGCATCGTTGCCGGCGGTATCGCCTTCGCCACACCAGAGAATCGCAAGGACAGCCCGCCGACCGACCCAAGCCTGCCGTTCCGCTTGTATGAAGATTTCGACGCCGCTGCTGCGGGTATCAAGGTCAAGGTCAAGCTCACTGACTTCGAAGGCCTGCAGGCCGGGCGCACCCCGGTCATGTACAAAGGTATCCAGGTGGGCAGCCTGAAAACCCTGAAGATCGATCCGGACCTGTCCAGCGCCAACGCCGAACTGACCCTCGACCCATTGGCGGAAGATTACTTGGTACAAGACACCCAGTTCTGGGTGGTCAAGCCCTCGATCTCCCTGGCCGGTATTACTGGCCTGGAGGCCTTGGTCAAGGGTAACTACATCGCCATCCGCCCTGGCGACAAAGGCACTGCCCCGCAACGCGAGTTCGTTGCGCGTGCCAAGGCGCCACCGCTGGACCTGCGTTCCCCCGGCCTGCATATGGTGCTGTTCACCGATAACCTCGGCTCCCTGGATGTCGGCAGCCCGATCCTCTACAAGCAGGTCAAGGTCGGTTCGGTGCAGAGCTACCAGTTCTCGCGGAAAAACAAACAGCTGGTGATTGGCGTTCATATCGAGAAGGAGTACGCCAACCTGGTTAACGGCTCGACGCGTTTCTGGAATGCCAGCGGTGTCACCCTCACTGGCGGGCTCACCGGCGGCATTCAAGTGAAGAGTGAATCCCTGGCCAGCCTGATGGCCGGTGGTATCGCGTTCGAAACGCCTGAACCGAATGTGCCGCTGAAAAAGCGCATCCCACGTTTCCGCCTGTTTACCGACCGCGAAGCCGCCAACCAACACGGCACCCTGGTGACCATCAAGGTCGACCGCGCCGACGGCATGCGCCCGGGTACCCCGGTGCGCTTCAAAGGCCTGGACGTGGGCAAGATCGAGAGCGTCGACCTCAGTGCCGACATGCAGTCGGTGCTGCTCAGCGCCCGCATCACCCAGGTGGCGGACCGCATTGCGCGCGCCGGCAGCCAGTTCTGGGTGGTCAAGCCTGAGCTGGGCCTGATGAAAACCGCCAACCTGGAAACCCTGGTCACCGGGCAGTACATTGAAGTGCAACCGGCGGTAAAAAATGCCGGGCCACAAAAGAGTTTTGTCGCCCTGGACCAGCCGCCGGAAGCCGTCCACCAGGAGCAGGGCCTGAGCCTGACGCTCAGCGCCGCACGCCGTGGTTCGCTGAAGGAAGGTGTACCGGTGACCTACCGTGAAGTCACCGTGGGCAAAGTCACCGGCTATGAGCTGGGCCAGACCGCCGACCGCGTGCTGATCCACATCCTGATCGAGCCCAAGTACGCACCGTTGGTACGCAGTGGCAGCCGCTTCTGGAACACCAGCGGTTTCGGTTTGGACTTCGGCCTGTTCAAGGGCGCGACGGTGCGTACCGAATCGCTGGAGACGTTGGTTGCCGGTGGCATCGCCTTCGCCACGCCAGATGGCGAGCGCATGGGCAATGCAGCTCGGCCGCAGCAGACCTTCCCGTTGTTCGACAAGTTTGAAGATGAATGGCTGACGTGGGCGCCCAAAATCCCACTCGGTAAATAGACCGAGGCGCGGCCTTCGCGAGCAAGCCCGCTCCCACACTTTGATTTGTGAGCACATTCAAATGTGGGAAAATCTCGCTCGGTAAATAGACCGAGGTGCGGCCTTCGCGAGCAAGCCCGCTCCCACACTTTGATTTGTGAACAGATTCAAATGTGGGAGGGGGCTTGCCCCCGATGAGGCCCTCAACAACACCACAGCCCCCCACAAAAAAAGGCCGCGATCCAAAAGATCGCGGCCTTTTCGCATTTCAGCGCAGTGGATCAGACCTCATCCAACTCCGGTTCATCCGCCTGCACATTCACCGTGGCCTTCACCACATCATGGCGACGAATGTACTTCCAATCCGCCTCATCGATGTAGATCCCGTTCGGCCCGCTGCCGCCTTCCAGGTCGATTGCCACCTGGGCCGACACCTGTGGCTTCACACTGGCCAGGATCGGCACAAAGCCCAGTTGCAAACTGGTTTCCAGCAATGCCGCCTGGTTCTTCTCATCGATATCCGCCGCCTCGTCGAGGTAGTACGGCAAGCGCACGCGCCCCGCCTGGTCGCGGTCCATCAAGTGCAGCAACAAGTACATGTTGGTCAGCGCCTTGATGGTCATGGTGGTGCCGTTGGACGCGGCGCCATCGATATCGGTGTGGATCACCGGCTGGCCGTGCACCTTGGTGATCTCGAAGGCCAGCTCGAACAGGTCCTTGAGGCCCAACTGGTTATGGTTGGCGGCCACCAGGCGGGCCAGGTATTCCTTGGCCTCTTCGTTCTTGTTGTCCTGCTCGGCGCTCTGGCTGAGGTCGAACACCGACAGGGTTTCGCCTTCTTCATACTGACCGGCACTGTGGATGATCTGGTCGATATGCTTGAGGGCTTCCTTGTTCGGCGCCAGCACGATGCGGAAGCTTTGCAGGTTGGAGACCTGGCGTTTGTTGATCTCGCGGTTGAACAGCGCCAGTTGATGCTCAAGGCTGTCGTAGTCGCTGCGAATATTGCGCAAGGTGCGCGCAATATCGGTGACCGCCGCACGGCGCGCCTTGCCGAGGGTCAGCGCCTCGTCAGTGCGGTGCGCATACGCGTTGATCAACAGCTGCAGGCGACGCTCGACATCATCCTCGCTGTCGAACTTGGCCACACCCTTGAGGCGCACCTGGGCATACAGCGCCTCGATCTGGCCATCGGCACGGAGCAAGCCTTGCCAGCTGTCCTGATAGTCATTGAGCAGCGGCAGCAGGTTGTCCATGGAGTCGTCGACCGGGTCCATGAAGGGGGTGCCGAACGGCAAGTCCGCCGGCAGCAACTGACGACGGCGCAGGGCGTCATCCAGGGTGCGCTGCTTGGCTTCCATGTCGCCGATCTGCCGGCCCACCAGTTGCAGCTTGGCCGAGAGTTGCTGGACGCGTTCGGTAAACGCATCGCTGGAGCGTTTCAACTCGTCCTGGGCGGCTTCCATCTGCGCCAGGTTTTCCAGTTTCTCGCCCTCTTCGGCACTCAGGGTCTGCGCGCGGCGGAAGTCTTCCAGGGCCTTTTGCGCGTCCAGCACCTGCTGGTACAACGCTTCGGTCTGGGTCTTGCTCGCTGCACGGTCAGAGGCTACCGCCTGCTGAGTCTTGAGCTGCTTGAGTTCTTTTTCCAGGCGCTCTTTCTGGTCGCGCAACGCCGCGCGATCCGCCAGTGCCTGCAACGCCGGTGGCTCAATGTGCGAGATGTCGACAGACAGCCCCGGCACTTCAAAGCGTT
It contains:
- a CDS encoding PqiB family protein, with protein sequence MSDLPKAKTRPASNWSAIWVLPLIALIIGGWLGWRAYSQQGIEIQVRFESGEGIQVNKTEVVYKGMTVGKVKALALDDEGSNRGVIATIEMNKDVDQYLKTNTRFWLVKPSVSLAGITGLETLVSGNYIAASPGDGEPTRKFKALSEEPPLSDAKPGLHLTIKADRLGSLNRGSPVFYKQIQVGQVKSYLLSEDQSTVEIKVYIEPTYASLVRKHTRFWNASGISIDANLSGVKVRSESLSSIVAGGIAFATPENRKDSPPTDPSLPFRLYEDFDAAAAGIKVKVKLTDFEGLQAGRTPVMYKGIQVGSLKTLKIDPDLSSANAELTLDPLAEDYLVQDTQFWVVKPSISLAGITGLEALVKGNYIAIRPGDKGTAPQREFVARAKAPPLDLRSPGLHMVLFTDNLGSLDVGSPILYKQVKVGSVQSYQFSRKNKQLVIGVHIEKEYANLVNGSTRFWNASGVTLTGGLTGGIQVKSESLASLMAGGIAFETPEPNVPLKKRIPRFRLFTDREAANQHGTLVTIKVDRADGMRPGTPVRFKGLDVGKIESVDLSADMQSVLLSARITQVADRIARAGSQFWVVKPELGLMKTANLETLVTGQYIEVQPAVKNAGPQKSFVALDQPPEAVHQEQGLSLTLSAARRGSLKEGVPVTYREVTVGKVTGYELGQTADRVLIHILIEPKYAPLVRSGSRFWNTSGFGLDFGLFKGATVRTESLETLVAGGIAFATPDGERMGNAARPQQTFPLFDKFEDEWLTWAPKIPLGK
- the mksF gene encoding Mks condensin complex protein MksF is translated as MSKERYGIRRFALLNTAGYSLGLFPLEEPLSVYGANNLGKSASINALQFPILARMSDMSFGKYTLEQSRRFYFATDTSYILVEVSLPHGPHVIGVVGRGPGGGFGHQFFAYAGKLDLAHYQKNDTCLRQKELFTNLEREGLKAYELKPDELRRLLVGGHTSIPLDLTLIPLRSTSEQSLKTFRALFINLLHMREITAAKLKQLFLDAFEHSLRSGSVDYIAACEEAFRDVRRMEQDYNSLVAAGPLVEALANGVRLRDVLRGKLHRLSPLLDSLLGTWSDYASARKEELTIQAEHYRNEQDALQNDQRGGTQELMRLEREISGIQRWLGELSVLKHRFALVDDVKVLEQQLLAAKDAHDELAGALAQSRQFSAEDLDERLRDLEKRLKSVKQQLDHADNNSYAKLREEFSQQDVERLMRLFNSSLFSLPLGEHGITLDEDGQWVKSLEQILDGFKGERFEVPGLSVDISHIEPPALQALADRAALRDQKERLEKELKQLKTQQAVASDRAASKTQTEALYQQVLDAQKALEDFRRAQTLSAEEGEKLENLAQMEAAQDELKRSSDAFTERVQQLSAKLQLVGRQIGDMEAKQRTLDDALRRRQLLPADLPFGTPFMDPVDDSMDNLLPLLNDYQDSWQGLLRADGQIEALYAQVRLKGVAKFDSEDDVERRLQLLINAYAHRTDEALTLGKARRAAVTDIARTLRNIRSDYDSLEHQLALFNREINKRQVSNLQSFRIVLAPNKEALKHIDQIIHSAGQYEEGETLSVFDLSQSAEQDNKNEEAKEYLARLVAANHNQLGLKDLFELAFEITKVHGQPVIHTDIDGAASNGTTMTIKALTNMYLLLHLMDRDQAGRVRLPYYLDEAADIDEKNQAALLETSLQLGFVPILASVKPQVSAQVAIDLEGGSGPNGIYIDEADWKYIRRHDVVKATVNVQADEPELDEV
- a CDS encoding paraquat-inducible protein A, coding for MPDPVDALQVSDLPLDDLVACHECDLLMRKPTLALGEKAQCPRCGYELYAHRHNVVERSLALVLAALLLYIPANFLPIMQLNLLGQSSEDTVWSGVVGLFDTGMQGVAAVVFLCSMGIPLLKLLCQLAVLLSIRWKIGRSYGLLLYRIYHHMKDWGMLEVYLMGVLVAIVKLADMASITIGLGLVCFVSLLMVQVLLEVVMSPHQIWQALSGEDEHAGD
- a CDS encoding paraquat-inducible protein A — its product is MRAIDAGILICTECHELNKQEPDTEEQICTRCGALIHARRPNSLTRTWALLITAAILYIPANLLPIMTINSLGQGDPSTIMAGVIQLVQHGMFPIAAVVFIASILVPTFKLVGIGLLLFSVQRHQPLSAQQRIVMYRFIEFIGRWSMLDIFVIAILVAVVNFGRLASVEANLGAAAFASVVILTMLAAVTFDPRLIWDNTESDDDHE